A single region of the Pseudomonas sp. VD-NE ins genome encodes:
- a CDS encoding type II secretion system F family protein yields MAVKAAKISIYAWEGTDRKGSKVTGELSGQNPALIKAQLRKQGINPGKVRKKSASLLSFGKRIKAQDIALFTRQMATMMKAGVPLLQSFDIIGEGFENPAMRKLVDEVKQEVAAGNSFATALRKKPQYFDELYCNLVDAGEQSGALDTLLERVATYKEKSERLKAKIKKAMTYPTAVVLVAAVVTGILLVKVVPQFQSVFSGFGAELPAFTLMVISLSEFMQQWWWAILGALVGAIFGTRHALKTSQALRDRKDTWLLKLPLVGTLMYKSAVARFARTLSTTFAAGVPLVEALDSVAGATGNVVFKRAVLRIRQDVSTGMQLNFSMRTTGVFPNMAVQMTAIGEESGALDEMLDKVAGFYEEEVDNMVDNLTSLMEPFIMVVLGVIVGGLVVAMYLPIFQLGSAI; encoded by the coding sequence ATGGCGGTCAAGGCAGCGAAAATCAGTATTTATGCCTGGGAAGGTACGGACAGGAAAGGCAGCAAAGTCACCGGTGAACTCAGCGGACAGAACCCGGCGCTGATCAAGGCTCAACTGCGTAAACAGGGGATCAATCCCGGCAAGGTGCGCAAGAAATCCGCGTCTCTGTTGAGCTTTGGCAAGCGTATCAAAGCTCAGGACATTGCCCTGTTCACCCGGCAGATGGCGACGATGATGAAGGCCGGCGTACCGTTGTTGCAGTCGTTCGACATCATTGGCGAAGGCTTTGAAAACCCGGCCATGCGCAAGCTGGTGGACGAGGTCAAACAGGAGGTCGCGGCGGGTAACAGCTTCGCCACCGCCCTGCGCAAGAAGCCGCAATATTTCGACGAGTTGTATTGCAACCTGGTCGACGCCGGCGAACAGTCCGGCGCCCTCGACACGTTGCTGGAACGGGTCGCAACCTATAAGGAAAAAAGCGAACGGCTCAAGGCCAAGATCAAAAAAGCCATGACCTACCCCACCGCCGTGGTGCTGGTGGCGGCCGTGGTGACCGGGATCCTGCTGGTGAAAGTGGTGCCACAGTTTCAGTCAGTGTTTTCCGGTTTCGGCGCTGAGCTGCCCGCGTTCACCCTGATGGTGATCAGCCTGTCCGAGTTCATGCAGCAATGGTGGTGGGCGATTCTCGGCGCTCTGGTCGGGGCGATTTTCGGTACTCGCCATGCGCTGAAAACATCCCAGGCCTTGCGCGATCGCAAAGACACCTGGCTGCTGAAACTGCCACTGGTGGGCACGCTGATGTACAAGTCCGCCGTGGCGCGATTCGCTCGAACCCTGTCGACCACATTCGCTGCCGGTGTGCCGCTGGTGGAGGCGCTCGATTCGGTGGCCGGGGCCACCGGCAACGTGGTGTTCAAACGCGCTGTGCTGCGCATTCGTCAGGACGTCTCGACCGGTATGCAGCTGAATTTTTCCATGCGTACCACTGGCGTGTTTCCGAACATGGCCGTGCAGATGACCGCGATCGGCGAAGAGTCCGGTGCACTGGATGAAATGCTCGACAAGGTTGCAGGCTTTTACGAGGAAGAAGTGGATAACATGGTCGACAACCTCACCAGCCTGATGGAGCCGTTCATCATGGTGGTGCTAGGCGTTATCGTCGGCGGGCTGGTGGTGGCCATGTACCTGCCGATCTTCCAACTCGGCTCAGCGATCTGA
- a CDS encoding A24 family peptidase, which yields MPIDELFALYPLAFVFTALLLGLVVGSFLNVLIWRLPKMLERDWRQQAHDVLGLPGETPQPTYNLMLPHSECPHCAHRIRPWENIPLLSYLWLRGRCSACAAPISKRYPLTELACGLLSAFIAWHFGVGWPACLLIVLTWGLLAMSLIDTAHQLLPDVLVLPLLWLGLIINSFGLFVPLHDALWGAVVGYMALWSVFWLFKLLTGKDGIGHGDFKLLALLGAWGGWQILPLTILLSSLVGAVIGVILLRLREQKTSTPIPFGPYLAIAGWIALLWGGQITDFYWQFVGLK from the coding sequence ATGCCTATCGACGAACTGTTCGCCCTGTATCCGCTGGCCTTTGTCTTCACCGCCCTGTTGCTGGGTCTGGTGGTCGGCAGCTTCCTCAACGTACTGATCTGGCGCCTGCCGAAAATGCTTGAGCGCGACTGGCGCCAGCAGGCCCACGACGTGCTCGGCTTGCCCGGCGAAACGCCGCAACCGACCTACAACCTGATGCTGCCGCACTCCGAATGTCCGCATTGCGCCCACCGGATCCGCCCGTGGGAAAACATTCCCCTGCTCAGTTATCTTTGGCTGCGAGGGCGCTGCTCAGCGTGCGCCGCGCCGATCAGTAAACGTTATCCGTTGACCGAACTGGCCTGTGGGCTGCTCTCGGCCTTCATCGCTTGGCACTTCGGGGTCGGTTGGCCGGCGTGCCTGCTGATCGTCCTCACCTGGGGCTTGCTGGCGATGAGCCTGATCGACACCGCGCATCAGTTACTGCCTGATGTGCTGGTGCTGCCGCTGCTGTGGTTGGGGTTGATCATCAACAGTTTCGGCTTGTTCGTGCCCTTGCACGATGCGCTGTGGGGCGCGGTGGTCGGCTACATGGCGCTGTGGTCGGTGTTCTGGCTGTTCAAATTGCTGACCGGCAAGGATGGTATCGGTCACGGTGACTTCAAGTTGCTGGCGCTGCTCGGCGCGTGGGGCGGCTGGCAGATTCTGCCGCTGACCATCCTGTTGTCATCGCTGGTCGGCGCCGTGATCGGGGTGATTTTGCTGCGCCTGCGCGAGCAGAAAACCTCGACGCCGATCCCCTTCGGCCCCTATCTGGCAATTGCCGGCTGGATTGCCTTGCTCTGGGGTGGTCAAATAACCGACTTCTATTGGCAGTTTGTCGGTTTGAAATGA
- the coaE gene encoding dephospho-CoA kinase (Dephospho-CoA kinase (CoaE) performs the final step in coenzyme A biosynthesis.): MNTPVEKPWILGLTGGIGSGKSAAAQHFIDLGVHVVDADHAARWVVEPGRPALAKIAEHFGPGVLHADGTLDRAALRKLIFEVPEQRRWLEALLHPLIAEEIAHHLALAKSPYAILVSPLLIESGQYAMTQRILVIDAPQQLQIERTLQRDQTSEAQVQAILKAQSSREDRVSRADDVVVNDRDLAWLHSEVERLHHFYLTLSGGQA; this comes from the coding sequence ATGAATACCCCTGTGGAAAAACCCTGGATTCTCGGCCTCACCGGCGGCATCGGCAGCGGCAAAAGCGCGGCGGCCCAGCACTTCATTGATCTGGGTGTCCATGTGGTGGATGCCGATCACGCGGCGCGCTGGGTGGTAGAGCCGGGGCGTCCAGCGCTGGCAAAGATTGCCGAACACTTCGGCCCGGGCGTACTGCACGCTGATGGCACGCTGGACCGCGCCGCCCTGCGCAAGCTGATCTTCGAGGTGCCGGAGCAACGCCGCTGGCTCGAAGCCCTGCTGCATCCGCTGATCGCCGAGGAAATCGCTCATCATCTGGCGCTGGCAAAATCGCCTTACGCGATTCTGGTTTCGCCGCTGTTGATCGAATCCGGGCAATACGCGATGACCCAGCGCATCCTGGTGATCGACGCCCCGCAACAATTGCAGATCGAACGCACCTTGCAGCGTGACCAGACCAGCGAAGCGCAGGTTCAGGCGATTCTCAAGGCCCAGTCGAGCCGCGAAGACCGCGTGAGCCGTGCCGACGACGTGGTGGTCAATGACCGCGACCTCGCCTGGTTGCACAGCGAAGTCGAGCGTCTGCATCACTTTTACCTGACTTTATCCGGAGGCCAAGCATGA
- the yacG gene encoding DNA gyrase inhibitor YacG, which produces MSQIPTVECPTCGAPVEFIPENKFRPFCSDRCKLIDLGAWASEEHKIPVAPDAEDELFSGDFDPRH; this is translated from the coding sequence ATGAGCCAGATTCCCACCGTTGAATGCCCGACCTGCGGCGCCCCCGTGGAATTCATCCCCGAAAACAAGTTTCGGCCGTTCTGCTCTGATCGCTGCAAGCTGATCGACCTCGGCGCCTGGGCGTCGGAAGAACACAAGATTCCGGTCGCACCGGATGCCGAGGACGAACTGTTTTCCGGCGACTTCGATCCGCGTCACTGA
- a CDS encoding energy-coupling factor ABC transporter permease: MIGAELLSSASLTLGWLIYLPVLLWAIVRAPWVELFSDSRRQHLLFGTVFALFLLWLMRRDFDTGVSYHFLGMTAVTLLLDWPLAIIGGLVAQIGLVLLGRQDLAAMGVNGALFILLPVLVTECVAILVERAQPRNPFVYIFCSGFFAAALSALLCLILSLTLLWYDGLFAMPEWLEDFIGYLWLIIFPEAFINGMIVSALVVFSPEWLETFNRTRYLSAPWKDDDPKS, translated from the coding sequence ATGATTGGAGCTGAACTGTTGTCCTCGGCGAGCCTGACGCTCGGCTGGCTGATTTATCTGCCGGTGCTGCTCTGGGCGATCGTGCGGGCGCCGTGGGTCGAGTTGTTCAGCGACAGCCGGCGCCAGCATCTGCTGTTCGGCACCGTGTTTGCGTTGTTTCTGTTGTGGTTGATGCGCAGGGATTTCGACACGGGCGTGTCGTATCACTTCCTCGGCATGACGGCGGTAACCCTGTTGCTGGACTGGCCGCTGGCGATCATTGGCGGGCTGGTGGCACAGATCGGACTGGTGCTGCTCGGGCGTCAGGATCTCGCGGCGATGGGGGTCAATGGCGCCTTGTTCATTCTGCTGCCGGTGCTGGTCACCGAGTGTGTGGCGATCCTCGTCGAGCGTGCGCAGCCACGCAATCCATTCGTGTACATCTTCTGTTCCGGTTTTTTTGCCGCCGCGCTGTCAGCCCTGTTGTGCCTGATCCTGAGCCTGACGCTGCTCTGGTACGACGGCCTTTTCGCCATGCCGGAATGGCTGGAAGACTTCATCGGTTACTTGTGGCTGATCATTTTCCCCGAGGCGTTCATCAACGGCATGATCGTCAGTGCGCTGGTGGTATTCAGCCCGGAATGGCTGGAGACCTTCAACCGCACACGCTACCTTTCAGCGCCATGGAAGGACGACGATCCGAAGTCTTGA
- a CDS encoding DUF1780 domain-containing protein, producing MDDSDYLRLLTIAAEQANAFLSNARKWERERWVCQRLLQGLNIPYRADEFAPAGEPPDVLFRDANFEVFFVLDEGRRLNDEWRDELQRRRSAFSLSQLVRREAKPKRIPANEFLMRLAPTLRKKAHNYKERGMDLGELDIIAFASLKREVLDLNSHFPPPTEYLRQGWRSLSLVGPTFARVLFAHPDAPDFLRSNLGRSIVFDVGISL from the coding sequence ATGGATGACTCAGATTATTTACGCCTGCTGACCATCGCGGCCGAGCAGGCCAACGCCTTTCTGTCCAATGCCCGCAAATGGGAGCGTGAGCGTTGGGTCTGCCAGCGCCTGCTGCAAGGCCTGAACATTCCCTACCGCGCCGACGAATTCGCGCCGGCCGGCGAACCGCCGGACGTGCTGTTTCGCGATGCCAATTTCGAGGTGTTCTTCGTGCTCGATGAGGGGCGCCGGCTCAACGACGAATGGCGCGATGAATTGCAGCGCCGCCGAAGCGCCTTTTCCCTCAGCCAACTGGTGCGCCGCGAAGCCAAGCCCAAGCGCATCCCGGCCAATGAATTCCTGATGCGACTGGCGCCGACCTTGCGCAAAAAAGCGCACAACTACAAGGAACGCGGTATGGATCTGGGCGAACTGGACATCATTGCTTTCGCCAGTCTTAAACGCGAGGTGCTGGATCTGAACAGCCATTTTCCGCCGCCAACCGAATATCTACGTCAAGGCTGGCGCTCGCTGTCACTCGTCGGCCCGACGTTTGCCCGTGTGCTGTTCGCCCACCCGGACGCGCCGGACTTTCTGCGCAGCAACCTCGGTCGCAGCATTGTCTTTGATGTGGGAATCAGTCTGTGA
- a CDS encoding MOSC domain-containing protein: protein MTPLQQLIADVPQTGRVRWIGVRPESRGSMIELDAVEARLEAGLTGDHARPGVRNARQVTLIQWEHLPVISALMGRPDDQPVRPEDLRRNLVISGINLFSLKGRRFRIGQAIFETTGWCQPCARLQNNLGPGTFQAVRGHGGITARVLQSGIIRLEDRVSVEPVPDSGYAAFNPG, encoded by the coding sequence GTGACGCCACTTCAGCAATTGATCGCCGATGTGCCGCAGACTGGGCGTGTGCGCTGGATCGGCGTGCGCCCCGAGTCGCGTGGGTCGATGATCGAACTCGATGCGGTGGAAGCGCGGCTGGAAGCTGGACTGACCGGCGACCACGCCCGCCCCGGTGTGCGTAACGCGCGGCAGGTGACGCTGATTCAGTGGGAACATCTGCCGGTGATCAGCGCATTGATGGGGCGCCCCGATGATCAACCTGTCAGGCCTGAAGATCTGCGGCGCAATCTGGTTATCAGCGGTATCAATTTGTTTAGCCTGAAGGGTCGGCGCTTTCGCATCGGTCAGGCAATATTCGAAACCACGGGCTGGTGTCAGCCCTGCGCACGGCTGCAGAACAACCTTGGCCCGGGCACCTTTCAAGCGGTGCGCGGGCATGGCGGAATTACCGCGCGAGTGTTACAAAGCGGGATCATTCGCCTCGAAGACCGGGTGAGCGTCGAGCCGGTTCCGGACAGCGGCTATGCTGCGTTCAACCCCGGATAA
- a CDS encoding DUF3094 domain-containing protein, protein MTSRLNPEDQKHVEEYLQLSQHRVERRPFRPWMLLVLVLAVTIGLGLLSRFISYLTL, encoded by the coding sequence ATGACCAGCCGCCTGAACCCCGAAGACCAGAAACATGTCGAAGAGTACCTGCAACTGTCCCAACACCGAGTCGAGCGCCGGCCATTTCGGCCGTGGATGCTCCTGGTGCTGGTGCTGGCAGTGACCATTGGTCTGGGCTTGTTGAGCCGATTTATCAGTTACCTGACGCTATGA
- a CDS encoding NAD(P)/FAD-dependent oxidoreductase — protein MSHRIVIVGGGAGGLELATRLGKTLGKRGTASVMLVDANLTHIWKPLLHEVAAGSLNSSEDELNYVAQAKWNHFEFQLGRMSGLDRAQKKIQLAATYDENGVELVPAREVQYDSLVISVGSTTNDFGTQGAAQHCLFLDTRKQAERFHQQLLNHYLRAHAGQTDVVEQISVAIVGAGATGVELAAELHNAAHELAAYGLDRIKPENMHITLIEAGPRVLPALPERISGPVHKTLEKLGVNVMTNASVSEVTADSLITADGNEIKASLKVWAAGIRAPGFLKDIDGLETNRINQLQVLPTLQTTRDENIFAFGDCAACPQPGTDRNVPPRAQAAHQQASLLAKSLKLRIEGKTLPEYKYTDYGSLISLSSFSAVGNLMGNLTGSVMLEGWLARMFYVSLYRMHQMALYGPFRTAMLMLGSKIGRGTEPRLKLH, from the coding sequence ATGTCCCATCGTATTGTTATTGTCGGCGGCGGCGCCGGCGGTCTGGAGTTGGCTACCCGTCTGGGTAAGACTCTGGGCAAACGCGGCACGGCCAGCGTGATGCTGGTCGACGCCAACCTGACGCACATCTGGAAGCCTCTGCTGCACGAAGTGGCCGCCGGCTCGCTGAACTCTTCCGAAGACGAACTCAACTATGTTGCCCAGGCCAAATGGAACCACTTCGAGTTCCAGCTGGGGCGCATGAGCGGGCTCGATCGCGCGCAGAAGAAAATTCAACTGGCAGCGACTTACGACGAAAACGGCGTCGAACTGGTGCCGGCACGTGAAGTGCAGTACGACTCGCTGGTGATCAGCGTCGGCAGCACCACCAACGATTTCGGCACGCAGGGCGCGGCGCAGCACTGCCTGTTCCTCGACACGCGCAAACAGGCCGAGCGCTTCCACCAGCAACTGCTGAATCACTATCTGCGTGCCCATGCCGGGCAAACCGATGTGGTCGAGCAGATCAGCGTCGCGATCGTCGGCGCTGGCGCCACGGGCGTCGAGCTGGCGGCAGAACTGCACAATGCCGCCCATGAACTGGCGGCGTATGGTCTGGACCGGATCAAACCGGAAAACATGCACATCACCCTGATCGAAGCCGGGCCACGGGTGTTGCCTGCCCTGCCGGAGCGCATCAGCGGGCCCGTGCACAAGACCCTGGAAAAACTCGGGGTCAATGTGATGACCAACGCTTCGGTCAGCGAAGTGACCGCCGATAGCCTGATCACTGCCGATGGCAATGAGATCAAGGCCAGCCTGAAGGTCTGGGCGGCGGGTATTCGCGCACCGGGTTTCCTCAAGGACATCGACGGCCTGGAAACCAACCGCATCAATCAGCTGCAAGTGTTACCGACCCTGCAAACCACCCGTGACGAGAACATCTTCGCCTTCGGTGATTGCGCTGCGTGCCCACAACCGGGCACCGATCGCAATGTGCCGCCGCGTGCACAAGCCGCGCACCAACAGGCGTCTCTGCTGGCCAAGTCGCTGAAATTGCGCATCGAAGGCAAGACCCTGCCGGAGTACAAGTACACCGACTACGGCTCACTGATCTCGCTGTCGAGTTTTTCGGCTGTGGGTAACTTGATGGGCAACCTGACCGGCAGCGTGATGCTCGAAGGCTGGCTGGCGCGGATGTTTTACGTGTCGCTGTACCGCATGCACCAGATGGCGTTGTACGGGCCGTTCCGCACGGCGATGCTGATGCTGGGCAGCAAGATTGGCCGTGGCACTGAACCGCGTCTGAAACTGCACTAA
- a CDS encoding methyl-accepting chemotaxis protein, with the protein MLLRQLNIAPRAALGFALIAVLVALLGVFALGQMSSIRDSEVAVENQWLPSIRGGDEIREIMLRIRTISLRMALDQDANNIATYRSQMDTRDKELSEKIAAYDKLVNSPEGQQLYDQFKKTFAAYRSGIAQSFALAEQGKRDELTKLLLVDMKTVVDGSGKQLNDLADLFAKQVAAESQKSAAHYENSRTIVSLFIALAALATVALAMMLTRSIVRPLSSAVSAAESVAQGDLTRPIETHGNDEVSRLLKALATMQQNLRETLQGISGSATQLATAADELNAVTLDSTQGLQQQNNEIEQAATAVNQMTAAVEEVARNAVSTSDATRQSSESAHLGQVRVSETATAINALASDVQQTGELVQSLANQSQDIGKVLDVIRAIAEQTNLLALNAAIEAARAGESGRGFAVVADEVRALAYRTQQSTQEIEQMVQGMRSGSSLALDSMQASTARATTTLALAERAGEALQTITASVHEIHERNLVIASAAEEQAQVAREVDRNLVNIRDLSVRSAAGANQTSASSHELSQLANALQGMVRRFQL; encoded by the coding sequence ATGTTGCTTCGTCAGTTGAATATTGCTCCCCGGGCGGCCCTGGGGTTCGCCCTGATCGCGGTGTTGGTGGCCTTGCTCGGCGTTTTTGCGCTCGGGCAGATGTCGAGTATTCGCGACAGCGAGGTCGCGGTAGAAAATCAGTGGCTGCCGAGCATTCGTGGCGGCGATGAGATTCGCGAGATCATGCTGCGCATCCGCACCATCTCGCTGCGCATGGCGCTGGATCAGGACGCGAACAATATCGCCACCTACCGCAGCCAGATGGACACCCGCGACAAAGAGCTGAGCGAGAAAATCGCTGCTTACGACAAACTGGTCAACAGCCCGGAAGGCCAGCAGCTATACGACCAGTTCAAGAAAACCTTCGCTGCCTATCGCAGCGGCATCGCTCAATCCTTCGCCCTCGCCGAGCAAGGCAAGCGTGATGAATTGACCAAATTGTTGCTGGTCGACATGAAAACCGTCGTCGATGGCTCCGGCAAACAACTCAACGATCTGGCGGATCTGTTTGCCAAACAGGTCGCCGCCGAAAGCCAGAAGTCCGCTGCGCACTACGAAAACTCGCGGACGATTGTCAGCTTGTTCATTGCCTTGGCCGCGCTGGCCACGGTGGCACTGGCGATGATGCTCACGCGCAGTATCGTTCGTCCGTTGAGCAGTGCCGTGAGTGCAGCAGAAAGTGTGGCGCAGGGTGATCTGACCCGGCCAATCGAAACCCATGGCAACGATGAAGTCAGTCGTTTGCTCAAAGCCTTGGCGACTATGCAGCAGAACCTGCGAGAGACGCTGCAAGGCATCAGCGGCTCGGCCACGCAACTTGCAACCGCTGCCGATGAACTCAATGCGGTGACGCTCGACAGCACACAGGGGTTGCAACAACAGAACAATGAAATCGAACAGGCCGCGACCGCCGTCAACCAGATGACGGCAGCGGTGGAAGAGGTCGCACGCAATGCGGTGTCGACGTCTGACGCGACTCGCCAGTCCAGCGAGTCGGCGCATCTGGGCCAGGTGCGTGTCAGTGAGACCGCCACGGCCATCAATGCTCTGGCCAGCGATGTGCAACAGACCGGTGAGTTGGTGCAATCACTGGCCAACCAGTCGCAGGACATCGGCAAAGTGCTCGACGTGATCCGGGCGATTGCCGAGCAGACCAACCTGCTGGCGCTCAACGCAGCGATTGAAGCGGCACGGGCCGGCGAGAGCGGGCGAGGCTTCGCCGTAGTGGCCGATGAAGTACGGGCACTGGCTTATCGTACGCAGCAATCGACTCAGGAAATCGAACAGATGGTCCAGGGCATGCGCAGCGGTTCGAGCCTGGCGCTGGATTCGATGCAGGCCAGCACGGCGCGGGCGACGACCACGCTGGCGTTGGCAGAGCGTGCCGGTGAGGCGCTGCAAACCATTACCGCGTCGGTGCATGAGATTCATGAGCGCAATCTGGTCATTGCCAGCGCGGCGGAAGAACAAGCGCAAGTCGCGCGGGAAGTGGATCGCAACCTGGTGAATATTCGTGATTTGTCGGTACGTTCTGCCGCTGGCGCTAACCAGACCAGTGCCTCCAGCCATGAATTGTCGCAACTGGCTAACGCCTTGCAGGGCATGGTGCGGCGCTTCCAGTTGTAA
- the clpB gene encoding ATP-dependent chaperone ClpB — MRIDRLTSKLQLALSDAQSLAVGHDHPAIEPAHLMQAMLEQQGGSIKPLLMQVGFDVNSLRKELTKELDQLPKIQNPTGDVNMSQDLARLLNQADRLAQQKGDQFISSELVLLAAMDENSKLGKLLLGQGVSKKALENAINNLRGGEAVNDANHEESRQALDKYTVDLTKRAEDGKLDPVIGRDDEIRRTIQVLQRRTKNNPVLIGEPGVGKTAIAEGLAQRIINGEVPDGLKGKRLLSLDMGALIAGAKYRGEFEERLKSLLNELSKQEGQIILFIDELHTMVGAGKGEGSMDAGNMLKPALARGELHCVGATTLNEYRQYIEKDAALERRFQKVLVDEPSEEDTIAILRGLKERYEVHHKVAITDGAIIAAAKLSHRYITDRQLPDKAIDLIDEAASRIRMEIDSKPEVLDRLERRLIQLKVESQALKKESDEAAMKRLEKLQEEIVRLEREYSDLEEIWNSEKAEVQGSAQIQQKIEQSRQELEAARRKGDLNRMAELQYGVIPDLERSLQMVDQHGKSENQLLRSKVTEEEIAEVVSKWTGIPVSKMLEGERDKLMKMESLLHKRVIGQEEAVVAVANAVRRSRAGLSDPNRPSGSFMFLGPTGVGKTELCKALAEFLFDTEEAMVRIDMSEFMEKHSVARLIGAPPGYVGYEEGGYLTEAVRRKPYSVILLDEVEKAHPDVFNILLQVLEDGRLTDSHGRTVDFRNTVIVMTSNLGSVQIQELVGDREAQRAAVMDALTSHFRPEFINRVDEVVIFEPLARDQIAGITEIQLGRLRTRLAERELKLELSPEAMDKLIAVGYDPVYGARPLKRAIQRWIENPLAQLILSGHFMPGDTATGKVENDEIVFN, encoded by the coding sequence ATGCGAATAGACCGTTTAACCAGCAAATTACAGTTGGCCTTGTCCGACGCCCAGTCGTTGGCGGTTGGCCACGATCATCCGGCGATTGAGCCGGCGCACTTGATGCAAGCCATGCTTGAGCAGCAGGGTGGTTCGATCAAACCTCTGCTGATGCAGGTGGGCTTCGACGTCAACAGCTTGCGTAAAGAGCTGACCAAAGAGCTCGACCAATTACCGAAAATCCAGAACCCGACCGGCGACGTCAACATGTCGCAGGATCTGGCGCGCCTGCTCAATCAGGCTGACCGCCTGGCCCAGCAGAAGGGCGACCAGTTCATTTCCAGTGAACTGGTGTTGCTCGCTGCAATGGACGAGAACAGCAAGCTCGGCAAGTTGCTGCTCGGCCAGGGCGTGAGCAAGAAAGCCCTGGAAAACGCGATCAACAACCTGCGTGGCGGCGAAGCGGTAAACGACGCCAACCACGAAGAGTCGCGCCAAGCGCTGGATAAATACACCGTCGACCTGACCAAGCGCGCCGAAGACGGCAAGCTCGATCCGGTGATCGGTCGTGATGACGAAATTCGTCGCACCATTCAGGTTCTGCAACGCCGCACCAAGAACAATCCGGTGCTGATCGGCGAACCTGGCGTGGGTAAAACCGCGATTGCCGAAGGTCTGGCCCAGCGCATCATCAACGGCGAAGTGCCGGACGGCCTCAAAGGCAAGCGTCTGCTCTCGCTGGATATGGGCGCGCTGATTGCCGGTGCCAAGTATCGCGGTGAATTCGAAGAACGCCTGAAATCGCTGCTCAACGAGCTGTCGAAGCAGGAAGGGCAGATCATTCTGTTTATCGACGAACTGCACACCATGGTTGGCGCCGGTAAAGGCGAAGGCTCGATGGATGCCGGCAACATGCTCAAGCCTGCGCTGGCGCGCGGTGAGTTGCACTGCGTTGGCGCGACCACGCTCAACGAGTACCGCCAATATATAGAGAAGGACGCGGCGCTTGAGCGACGCTTCCAGAAAGTCCTGGTGGATGAGCCGAGCGAAGAAGACACCATTGCCATCCTGCGTGGCCTTAAAGAGCGTTACGAGGTTCACCACAAGGTGGCAATCACCGACGGCGCGATCATCGCCGCGGCCAAGCTCAGCCATCGCTACATCACTGACCGGCAGTTGCCCGACAAGGCCATCGACCTGATCGACGAGGCCGCCAGCCGCATCCGCATGGAAATCGACTCCAAGCCGGAAGTGCTCGATCGCCTGGAACGTCGCCTGATTCAGTTGAAGGTGGAATCCCAGGCGCTGAAGAAAGAAAGCGACGAAGCGGCGATGAAACGTCTGGAGAAACTCCAGGAAGAAATTGTCCGCCTCGAACGCGAGTATTCCGATCTGGAAGAAATCTGGAACTCGGAAAAAGCCGAGGTGCAGGGTTCTGCACAGATTCAGCAGAAGATCGAACAGTCGCGTCAGGAGCTGGAGGCCGCGCGCCGTAAAGGCGACCTCAATCGCATGGCCGAATTGCAGTACGGGGTGATCCCGGATCTGGAACGCAGCCTGCAAATGGTCGATCAGCACGGCAAGAGCGAGAACCAGTTGCTGCGCAGCAAGGTGACTGAGGAAGAGATTGCCGAAGTTGTGTCGAAGTGGACCGGCATTCCAGTGTCGAAAATGCTCGAAGGCGAGCGCGACAAGCTGATGAAGATGGAAAGCCTGTTGCACAAACGGGTGATCGGTCAGGAAGAGGCGGTGGTCGCTGTGGCCAACGCGGTACGGCGTTCGCGGGCCGGATTGTCCGACCCGAATCGTCCGAGCGGCTCGTTCATGTTCCTCGGCCCGACCGGTGTCGGTAAAACCGAGCTGTGCAAGGCGCTGGCCGAATTCCTCTTTGATACGGAAGAGGCGATGGTACGGATCGACATGTCCGAGTTCATGGAGAAACATTCCGTGGCTCGCTTGATCGGTGCGCCACCGGGATACGTCGGTTATGAAGAGGGCGGTTACCTGACTGAGGCGGTACGTCGCAAGCCTTATTCGGTGATCCTGCTGGACGAAGTCGAGAAGGCGCATCCGGATGTGTTCAACATCTTGCTGCAAGTGCTCGAGGATGGTCGCCTGACCGACAGCCATGGCCGCACGGTGGACTTCCGCAATACCGTGATCGTCATGACCTCGAACCTCGGCTCTGTGCAGATTCAGGAGCTGGTCGGTGATCGCGAGGCTCAGCGTGCTGCCGTCATGGATGCGCTGACGTCGCACTTCCGTCCGGAGTTCATCAACCGGGTCGACGAAGTGGTGATCTTCGAGCCTTTGGCACGGGATCAGATTGCGGGCATTACCGAGATCCAGTTGGGCCGTCTGCGTACTCGTCTGGCCGAGCGCGAGCTGAAGCTGGAACTCAGTCCAGAGGCAATGGACAAGCTGATCGCTGTTGGTTACGACCCGGTGTATGGCGCACGTCCCTTGAAACGGGCGATTCAGCGCTGGATCGAAAACCCGCTGGCGCAATTGATCCTCTCGGGTCACTTCATGCCAGGCGACACGGCGACCGGCAAGGTCGAGAACGACGAAATCGTTTTCAACTGA